A region from the Lycium barbarum isolate Lr01 chromosome 8, ASM1917538v2, whole genome shotgun sequence genome encodes:
- the LOC132605554 gene encoding receptor-like protein kinase ANXUR1 gives MLTKSRILLLFLCVSSFSRSLHAANNDQNSLFLACGSQNGGTDEDERKWEPDTKYLSGDKSVMTQPESPDPFAPSVVPYTNARIFQSESSYNLPVINQTAHIMLRLHFNPTPYPNFNISNSYITVTAGKVTLLNNFSAFITAQALSQSYIIKEYLLDPVGSPTLEIKIKPFGNSSFAFINGIEMITLPDIFYGPDPLMVGFSTNVKNAVLQQTISVKENNMELMYRVNVGGQYVSPKNDSGGLKRSWYEDTPYIFGASAGITMRSNMTIQYDNMPSYVAPLAVYESCRSMGYDSNVNKNYNLTWVFNVDPHFTYLVRLHWCDFSIDATKFNSMVFDVYINGQIAETEVDLIAMKNGKKAIALVKDYVTRVDNKEEDQLWVAVHPSLRPSGVGTEIANAIVNGIEIFKISGGNTSLAGRNPTMSDLMKKYQEEHSKEAPREFTDQEKSHSNSAIITGAVGGIAAVGVAAVLVFVAYKRKKRTPGFESGTTSWLPIHGHSHSSGSKSTSRRSGGSTAISSDAASNCRYFSLAEIKQATKNFDESYVIGVGGFGKVYKGVIDGDTKVAIKRSNPSSQQGVNEFQTEIEMLSMLRHRHLVSLIGFCEENNEMVLVYDHMAHGTLREHLYKGQKTILSWKQRLEICIGAARGLHYLHTGSKYTIIHRDVKSTNILLNDNWVAKVSDFGLSKTGPNMNQGHVTTVVKGSFGYLDPEYFRRQQLTEKSDVYSFGVVLFEVLCARPALNPNLPKEQVSLGDWALACQKKGKLEDIIDPQLKGKINPECLKKFAETAEKCLADNGVDRPSMGDVLWNLEYALQLEENPDGILSTSEATKHVDDDSAEEVHQNSLIAMHRSTLSLESDNCDNNTDDVFSQIVNPKGR, from the coding sequence ATGTTAACAAAATCCCGCATTTTGCTACTATTCCTATGTGTTTCTTCTTTTTCTCGCTCGCTTCATGCTGCAAACAATGATCAAAACTCATTGTTCTTAGCATGTGGTTCTCAAAATGGTGGAACAGATGAAGATGAGAGAAAATGGGAACCGGATACCAAGTACTTGTCAGGTGATAAATCAGTCATGACACAACCTGAATCCCCAGACCCATTTGCTCCATCTGTTGTACCATATACAAATGCAAGAATTTTTCAATCAGAATCTTCATATAATCTTCCTGTTATAAACCAAACAGCCCATATTATGCTCAggcttcatttcaacccaacccCTTATCCTAATTTCAACATTTCCAATTCATATATCACAGTTACTGCTGGCAAAGTTACATTGTTAAATAATTTCAGTGCCTTTATAACTGCACAAGCCTTGTCACAGAGTTACATTATCAAAGAGTACCTCTTGGATCCTGTGGGTTCTCCAACCTTGGAGATCAAGATTAAGCCTTTTGGTAATTCATCATTTGCATTCATCAATGGAATCGAAATGATCACGCTGCCAGATATATTCTACGGCCCGGATCCTCTGATGGTTGGATTCAGTACGAATGTTAAAAATGCTGTTCTTCAGCAAACTATATCTGTAAAGGAAAATAATATGGAGTTAATGTATAGGGTTAATGTTGGCGGACAGTATGTTTCTCCGAAAAATGATTCAGGTGGGTTAAAGCGAAGTTGGTATGAGGATACTCCCTACATATTTGGTGCTTCAGCAGGTATTACTATGCGCAGCAACATGACAATTCAGTACGATAACATGCCATCATACGTTGCACCACTTGCTGTCTACGAGAGCTGTAGATCGATGGGTTATGATTCAAACGTCAATAAGAACTATAACCTCACCTGGGTTTTCAATGTTGATCCACATTTTACATATCTCGTGAGGCTTCACTGGTGCGATTTCAGCATCGATGCCACGAAATTCAATTCCATGGTCTTTGATGTATATATCAATGGACAAATTGCAGAAACCGAAGTTGATTTAATTGCAATGAAAAATGGAAAAAAGGCAATTGCATTAGTAAAAGATTATGTGACTCGTGTTGATAATAAAGAAGAAGATCAGCTTTGGGTAGCAGTGCATCCATCACTGCGTCCATCAGGAGTTGGAACTGAGATAGCTAATGCTATTGTAAATGGAATAGAGATATTTAAGATCAGCGGTGGAAATACGAGCTTGGCAGGACGGAATCCTACAATGTCAGATTTAATGAAGAAATATCAGGAAGAGCATAGTAAAGAAGCTCCCCGGGAATTCACTGATCAGGAAAAATCACATAGTAATTCTGCTATAATCACTGGTGCTGTTGGTGGAATTGCTGCAGTTGGTGTAGCTGCTGTTTTGGTTTTTGTTGCTTATAAGAGAAAAAAGAGAACACCAGGATTTGAGTCAGGCACAACTAGTTGGCTGCCGATTCATGGGCACTCTCATTCTTCTGGTAGCAAATCAACTTCTAGAAGAAGTGGTGGTAGCACAGCCATTTCATCAGATGCTGCTTCTAACTGCAGATATTTTTCACTGGCTGAGATCAAACAGGCCACTAAGAACTTCGATGAATCTTATGTCATTGGAGTTGGTGGATTTGGCAAGGTGTACAAAGGAGTTATTGATGGTGACACAAAAGTTGCAATCAAAAGATCAAACCCGTCTTCACAACAAGGGGTCAACGAATTTCAAACTGAAATCGAGATGCTTTCAATGCTAAGGCATCGACATTTAGTGTCCCTAATCGGGTTCTGTGAAGAGAACAATGAAATGGTCCTTGTTTATGACCACATGGCACATGGAACATTAAGGGAACATCTTTATAAAGGTCAAAAAACTATACTATCTTGGAAGCAGAGGTTGGAGATTTGTATTGGAGCAGCCAGAGGACTTCATTACCTTCACACAGGATCTAAATACACCATTATTCATAGGGATGTGAAAAGTACAAATATACTATTAAACGACAATTGGGTAGCTAAGGTTTCAGATTTTGGACTTTCGAAAACAGGTCCAAACATGAACCAAGGACATGTTACAACAGTTGTAAAGGGTAGTTTTGGTTATTTGGATCCCGAATACTTCAGAAGACAACAATTGACTGAAAAATCAGATGTGTACTCATTTGGGGTTGTCCTTTTTGAAGTATTGTGTGCAAGGCCAGCGCTTAATCCAAACCTTCCAAAGGAACAAGTTAGCTTGGGAGATTGGGCATTAGCttgtcaaaagaaaggaaaattagAAGATATTATTGACCCACAGTTGAAAGGAAAGATCAATCCTGAATGCTTGAAAAAATTTGCAGAGACAGCAGAGAAATGCTTAGCTGATAACGGTGTAGATCGTCCATCCATGGGTGATGTCTTATGGAATCTTGAATACGCCCTGCAGTTAGAAGAGAATCCAGATGGAATTTTGTCAACTTCCGAGGCAACTAAACACGTGGATGATGATAGTGCTGAAGAAGTACATCAAAACAGTTTGATAGCTATGCATAGAAGCACTTTGAGCCTTGAAAGTGATAATTGTGATAATAACACAGATGATGTCTTTTCACAGATTGTGAATCCAAAAGGAAGGTAA